A stretch of the Vulcanisaeta souniana JCM 11219 genome encodes the following:
- a CDS encoding DMT family transporter codes for MLTYIIGIILAIAASLAWAVSPILYRIGATRSALDDLVSNSLGAFVLAIPFILLNPPLNNNAWLYGALFAMLGPVFGTYVFLISLRYADVGIANVISYAYVVILPIMLLIIKPSYLTYTWPALLIMLGLYLIMGSGKGTIYGYSMALLSAVLYAFSFLALYRAYDYTSPWGIIFIRGVALIIGALLLKIALEGTRIKLSGKVFLAGLISYGVGGPLYVLSVDYAGIAVPTLITALSPVITEVLAIVRLKEKLNRKSILGFTAVITGVVIASLIGIQI; via the coding sequence AATACTCTACAGGATTGGTGCCACCAGAAGCGCCCTGGATGACCTAGTCTCCAATTCCCTTGGTGCCTTCGTCCTAGCAATACCATTCATACTACTAAACCCACCGCTGAATAATAATGCCTGGCTGTATGGCGCCCTATTCGCGATGCTTGGGCCCGTGTTCGGTACATACGTATTCCTAATCTCACTTAGGTATGCCGATGTGGGTATCGCTAACGTGATATCGTATGCCTACGTAGTCATATTACCAATAATGCTACTCATTATTAAGCCATCGTACTTAACCTACACATGGCCCGCACTACTAATCATGCTGGGGCTTTACTTGATAATGGGTTCAGGCAAGGGCACCATCTATGGGTACTCCATGGCACTACTCTCAGCCGTACTCTACGCCTTCTCCTTCCTAGCCCTCTACCGCGCCTATGACTACACGAGTCCGTGGGGCATAATATTCATCAGGGGCGTCGCCCTAATAATCGGTGCATTACTACTTAAGATCGCCCTTGAGGGGACCAGGATCAAACTCAGCGGTAAGGTTTTCCTGGCCGGCCTGATAAGTTACGGCGTCGGCGGACCCCTTTACGTATTGTCCGTTGACTACGCAGGTATTGCAGTGCCAACATTAATAACGGCATTATCGCCGGTAATAACGGAGGTCCTCGCCATAGTTAGACTCAAGGAGAAACTGAACAGGAAATCAATACTCGGCTTTACTGCAGTGATCACAGGCGTAGTAATAGCCTCACTTATCGGTATTCAGATTTAA
- a CDS encoding acyl-CoA synthetase codes for MNSSTLNEFLRQRNLLLNAGSYEEAKSNFRWPPPDEFNWAVDYFDKYLAETSTNPALIYINDELFKSGDSRILSYHELRARSNKLANALSDLGISRGDVVMVMLNNRPELFESFLALMKIGAVISPATTLLLPSDIEDRASRAHFKAIIADPEVVSRIDQIKGNLEKLGVKYFITLSKPGPGWLNYYELTSGKPENFQGVKTKSDDLLLVYFTSGTTAKPKMVMHTQSSYPIGHLTTMYWVGAKPGYRHMNISSPGWAKWAWSTFFAAFNAGATTVVYDYSGRFSAANHLKILENYGVDTLCAPPTVWRMIILEDLTKYNLEKIKSFVSAGEPLNPEVIERVYKAAGKYIRDGYGQTETTLMVGNFPGMKIKPGSMGKPAPGYDIVLVDEDGNPVGTNRDGHITVRTSPRPIGLMVGYDDENKNREVFRLGLYFTGDVAFMNEEGYLYFVGRADDVFKSSDYRISPFELESDLLKHPAVAEAAVVPSPDLIRGFIPKAYIVLKPGYTPSKDLAYDVFKFIRLNIAPYKRPRAIEFVPELPKTISGKIRRVELRGLEREKRNKGIRGEHEYFEDDFPDIRQLKV; via the coding sequence ATGAACAGCTCTACACTTAATGAGTTCCTGAGACAAAGAAACCTACTATTAAACGCAGGTAGTTATGAAGAGGCTAAGTCAAATTTCAGGTGGCCACCGCCTGATGAGTTTAACTGGGCTGTGGATTACTTCGATAAGTACCTAGCGGAGACCTCCACAAATCCAGCCCTTATTTACATAAATGATGAGTTATTCAAGTCAGGTGATTCAAGGATCCTCAGCTACCATGAACTTAGGGCTCGATCCAATAAATTAGCCAACGCACTTTCGGACCTTGGTATCAGCCGTGGGGACGTCGTCATGGTTATGCTAAATAATAGGCCTGAGCTCTTCGAATCATTCCTAGCCCTCATGAAGATAGGTGCCGTAATTTCGCCGGCAACCACCCTATTACTACCGTCGGATATTGAGGATAGGGCATCAAGGGCTCACTTCAAGGCCATTATTGCAGATCCGGAGGTCGTTAGTAGGATTGACCAGATTAAGGGCAATCTCGAGAAGCTCGGCGTTAAGTACTTCATAACCCTCAGTAAGCCAGGGCCTGGATGGCTTAATTACTATGAATTAACCAGCGGCAAGCCCGAGAACTTCCAGGGAGTTAAGACCAAGTCAGATGATTTACTCCTGGTTTACTTCACATCAGGTACCACCGCTAAACCCAAGATGGTCATGCACACCCAGTCAAGCTACCCAATAGGCCACCTAACAACCATGTACTGGGTTGGTGCCAAGCCCGGCTATAGGCACATGAACATCTCGAGTCCCGGATGGGCTAAGTGGGCTTGGTCGACATTCTTCGCAGCCTTCAATGCTGGTGCCACTACCGTGGTTTATGACTATAGTGGTAGGTTTAGTGCGGCTAATCATTTGAAGATTCTTGAGAATTACGGTGTTGACACACTATGTGCGCCACCAACTGTCTGGCGTATGATAATACTTGAGGACTTAACGAAGTATAACCTTGAGAAGATTAAGAGCTTCGTGAGCGCTGGTGAGCCGCTTAATCCGGAGGTTATTGAGCGTGTTTATAAGGCGGCTGGTAAGTATATACGTGATGGTTATGGGCAGACGGAGACCACGCTAATGGTTGGTAACTTCCCCGGCATGAAGATTAAGCCAGGCTCAATGGGTAAACCAGCCCCTGGCTATGACATAGTCCTCGTTGATGAGGATGGAAACCCCGTGGGTACTAATAGGGATGGGCACATAACCGTTAGGACCAGCCCAAGGCCCATTGGCCTAATGGTTGGTTATGACGATGAGAATAAGAATAGGGAGGTGTTTAGGCTCGGCCTGTACTTCACGGGTGACGTGGCCTTCATGAATGAGGAGGGTTACCTATACTTCGTTGGCCGTGCAGACGACGTGTTCAAGTCAAGCGACTATAGGATTAGCCCGTTTGAACTGGAGAGTGACTTGTTGAAGCACCCAGCTGTTGCCGAGGCTGCCGTGGTCCCAAGCCCAGACCTGATAAGGGGCTTCATACCGAAGGCGTACATCGTCCTTAAGCCAGGTTACACGCCAAGTAAGGATTTAGCGTATGACGTGTTTAAGTTCATTAGGCTTAACATAGCGCCGTATAAGAGGCCCAGGGCCATTGAGTTCGTGCCTGAACTACCCAAGACGATCAGTGGTAAGATTAGGCGTGTTGAGCTTAGGGGCCTTGAACGTGAGAAGAGAAACAAGGGTATTAGGGGTGAGCATGAGTACTTTGAGGATGACTTCCCGGACATAAGGCAGTTGAAGGTATAA
- a CDS encoding ATPase domain-containing protein yields MSSGIRRISLGIDWLDYAMLGGVPRGNWLLITGEPGVGKSILTIQAAGANVNAMPVVYVSTETRFYDVVRQAKQFNIDLTDAVSLADVLTGRVKDVKTNLVVIDLFGLAREYRELLRASEEEGRTKAKSPLSMEVVMASIEKAYEILGISEEGRVTKDVLVIIDSLAPMWSHAPAMARLITYRLRQRLYRSNVTVIMTNQYAPTTGMTFGFGAEHIADAIIHMWIEEPEKKKEIERWLIIKKARLTNHYRKAMKFEIEPGKGLTLIEPGIDELRKWFNEYAGKQEPNEE; encoded by the coding sequence ATGTCCAGCGGAATAAGGAGGATCAGCCTTGGTATTGACTGGCTTGATTACGCAATGCTTGGCGGTGTACCCAGGGGTAATTGGCTACTCATCACTGGGGAGCCTGGCGTGGGTAAGAGCATACTCACAATACAGGCCGCCGGGGCTAATGTGAATGCCATGCCCGTGGTCTACGTTTCAACAGAGACCAGGTTCTATGACGTGGTGAGACAAGCCAAGCAATTCAATATTGACTTGACCGACGCGGTGAGCCTCGCGGACGTACTGACTGGCAGGGTTAAGGACGTGAAGACTAACCTGGTCGTGATAGACCTATTCGGCTTGGCCAGGGAGTATAGGGAACTCCTGAGGGCAAGTGAGGAGGAGGGTAGGACGAAGGCTAAGTCACCACTGAGTATGGAGGTTGTTATGGCAAGTATTGAGAAGGCTTATGAGATTCTCGGCATTAGTGAGGAGGGTAGGGTCACCAAGGACGTACTAGTCATAATTGACTCCCTAGCCCCCATGTGGAGTCACGCGCCGGCCATGGCTAGGCTCATTACCTACCGCCTGAGGCAGAGGCTTTACCGCTCCAATGTCACGGTGATAATGACGAATCAGTACGCGCCAACCACCGGGATGACGTTTGGTTTTGGTGCTGAACACATTGCCGATGCCATAATCCACATGTGGATCGAGGAGCCGGAGAAGAAGAAGGAGATCGAGCGTTGGCTAATCATAAAGAAGGCCAGGCTCACAAACCACTACAGGAAGGCCATGAAGTTCGAGATAGAACCCGGTAAGGGATTAACACTTATAGAACCGGGGATTGATGAACTGAGGAAGTGGTTTAATGAGTATGCAGGAAAACAGGAACCAAACGAAGAATGA
- a CDS encoding Zn-ribbon domain-containing OB-fold protein — MVDQRLSVPRYWRRMPQYYRLEGVQCIKCGRVYFPPRAVCECGSREFKPYPLPSTGKLINFTVLYSVPAEFEKMKPLIIGMVDLGGVKVVGQIVDCMDPEKLSPGVDVEVVFRMVKMDSTYGLINYGYKFRPINNC; from the coding sequence ATGGTGGACCAGAGACTATCCGTACCAAGGTACTGGAGGAGGATGCCTCAGTACTACAGGCTCGAGGGCGTTCAATGCATTAAGTGCGGCCGAGTATACTTCCCACCAAGGGCAGTGTGTGAGTGCGGTTCAAGGGAGTTTAAGCCATACCCACTACCAAGTACTGGCAAGCTCATTAACTTCACGGTGCTTTACTCAGTACCTGCTGAGTTTGAGAAGATGAAACCCTTGATCATAGGTATGGTGGATCTTGGCGGTGTTAAGGTCGTTGGGCAAATAGTGGATTGTATGGACCCTGAGAAGCTGAGCCCCGGCGTTGATGTTGAGGTTGTATTCAGGATGGTGAAGATGGACAGCACCTATGGGTTAATTAATTATGGCTATAAATTCAGGCCGATCAATAATTGTTAA
- a CDS encoding thiolase C-terminal domain-containing protein — protein sequence MFNTTEVYVVAHSLVPGSRHYEKGLKELFAEAFLKILDQVGNVNLGAIYVANAFSEVLQDQGTLGAFLSDYVGMRRIPAIRIESGDGSSGVAILEAYNTVRAGIYDCVAVVGVEKMHDVINVKLNKALATITDYEYEGFFGVTPAAQAAMAMREYMLKYGYDYEDLAIWPIKMHERGSKNPLAYMKKQATLKDVLESEVVADPLRLYDVAPAVDGSAAVILCNKPVKSDVAIRIDGIGIGAYGTYTGQRDSLTELLSVRDATNMALRAAHVSIGDIRLAEVHDTYSILGMLALESMGLVRPGETPRLLSTGALDVGNKLVVNAGGGLKSMGFPGGASGMYELALMVMELMNVKPFESLGKAELGIVQDMAGFDLVSTSVVLRRVS from the coding sequence GTGTTTAATACGACAGAAGTATATGTCGTAGCCCACTCCCTGGTGCCAGGTAGTAGGCATTATGAGAAGGGACTCAAGGAACTATTCGCCGAAGCCTTCCTGAAGATCCTCGACCAGGTAGGCAATGTAAATCTAGGTGCAATATACGTGGCGAATGCGTTCTCTGAGGTGCTACAGGACCAGGGCACATTGGGTGCATTCCTATCGGACTACGTGGGCATGAGAAGGATACCGGCCATTAGGATCGAGAGCGGTGATGGTTCAAGCGGAGTGGCAATACTGGAGGCATACAACACAGTCAGGGCGGGTATTTATGACTGCGTGGCCGTGGTTGGCGTCGAGAAGATGCACGACGTCATAAACGTCAAGTTAAACAAGGCACTGGCTACAATTACGGACTATGAGTACGAGGGGTTCTTTGGTGTAACACCGGCGGCTCAGGCAGCCATGGCAATGAGGGAGTACATGCTTAAGTATGGTTATGATTATGAGGATCTCGCAATATGGCCAATAAAAATGCATGAGAGGGGCAGTAAGAACCCACTTGCATACATGAAGAAGCAGGCAACGCTTAAGGACGTGCTTGAGTCGGAGGTCGTTGCAGACCCATTAAGGCTATACGATGTTGCGCCGGCCGTGGATGGATCAGCCGCAGTAATACTCTGCAATAAGCCCGTGAAGAGCGATGTTGCAATAAGAATTGATGGTATTGGTATTGGCGCATACGGAACATACACAGGGCAGAGGGATTCACTCACGGAATTACTCTCGGTCAGGGATGCCACAAACATGGCCCTTAGGGCAGCCCACGTATCAATAGGTGACATAAGGCTAGCCGAGGTCCATGACACGTACAGCATACTTGGCATGCTGGCTCTGGAGTCCATGGGTCTTGTGAGGCCCGGCGAGACTCCGAGGTTATTATCCACGGGTGCGTTGGACGTAGGTAATAAGTTAGTCGTTAATGCTGGCGGTGGGCTTAAGTCCATGGGGTTCCCAGGGGGTGCCTCGGGAATGTATGAGTTGGCGTTGATGGTTATGGAATTGATGAATGTGAAGCCCTTTGAATCACTGGGTAAGGCTGAGTTGGGCATTGTTCAGGACATGGCTGGCTTTGACCTAGTATCAACTTCAGTAGTACTCAGGAGGGTGAGCTGA
- the hmgA gene encoding hydroxymethylglutaryl-CoA reductase (NADPH) produces the protein MVEELNLEDIFTKIDKGELKLHELDKFLGDSNRATEVRRVYLERRTGARLNNVGKTVIDFNTVVGKNIENTIGAAQVPIGIAGPLRVIGDYANGLYYIPLATTEGALVASVNRGAKIITEAGGARSKVINDGMTRAPVIAVPSVIDAVELVNWVNDHFNELKNIAESTSRHARLLNIQPFIIGNNVWLRFRFATGDAMGMNMVTIATDKAVKHILSKFPRAQLVALSGNMCVDKKANTVNFLLGRGKTVVSEAVIPRNTLEKWGVTAEDVAEVNNRKNLLGSALAHSYGFNAHFANIVTAIFIATGQDVAQVVESSMGITWMEPLDNGDLYVSVTLPSLEVGTVGGGTGLPTQREVLQMLGVYGSGNPPGSNALKFAEVMAAAVLAGEVNLVLALARDELARAHEMLGRAGKT, from the coding sequence ATGGTCGAGGAATTAAACCTTGAAGATATATTCACAAAAATAGATAAGGGTGAGTTGAAACTTCATGAGTTAGATAAGTTTCTTGGGGACTCCAACAGGGCCACCGAGGTTAGGAGAGTGTACCTCGAGAGGAGAACTGGCGCTCGACTTAACAATGTTGGTAAGACCGTCATTGACTTCAACACCGTAGTCGGAAAAAACATAGAGAACACAATAGGCGCAGCGCAAGTGCCAATAGGTATCGCTGGGCCCCTGCGCGTGATTGGTGATTACGCCAATGGACTTTACTACATACCATTGGCCACCACTGAGGGCGCCCTCGTTGCCTCCGTGAATAGGGGCGCCAAGATAATCACCGAAGCTGGCGGTGCAAGGAGCAAGGTTATTAATGACGGCATGACAAGAGCACCCGTCATAGCAGTACCAAGTGTAATTGATGCCGTTGAACTGGTTAATTGGGTTAATGATCACTTTAACGAGTTAAAGAACATTGCTGAATCAACAAGTAGGCACGCAAGGTTATTGAACATTCAGCCATTCATTATTGGTAATAATGTATGGCTTAGGTTTAGGTTCGCGACTGGTGATGCCATGGGCATGAACATGGTGACCATAGCCACAGACAAGGCCGTTAAGCACATACTCAGTAAATTCCCAAGGGCGCAATTGGTGGCGCTCAGTGGCAATATGTGTGTTGATAAGAAGGCTAACACCGTGAACTTCCTACTCGGTAGGGGTAAGACCGTGGTTAGTGAGGCCGTGATACCAAGGAACACCCTGGAGAAGTGGGGCGTCACGGCGGAAGACGTTGCCGAGGTTAATAACAGGAAGAACCTACTCGGTTCTGCACTGGCTCATTCCTATGGCTTCAATGCGCATTTCGCCAACATAGTCACAGCAATCTTCATAGCCACAGGGCAGGATGTCGCCCAGGTCGTTGAGTCAAGCATGGGTATTACCTGGATGGAGCCCCTTGATAATGGCGATCTCTACGTATCAGTCACACTGCCAAGTCTCGAGGTCGGCACCGTGGGTGGTGGCACCGGGTTACCGACACAGAGGGAGGTGCTTCAAATGCTCGGTGTTTATGGCTCAGGAAATCCACCTGGCTCTAATGCCCTTAAGTTCGCCGAGGTCATGGCTGCGGCCGTACTCGCCGGTGAAGTTAACCTAGTCCTTGCGCTGGCGAGGGATGAATTGGCGAGGGCTCATGAGATGCTGGGCAGGGCTGGTAAGACGTAA
- a CDS encoding cysteine hydrolase family protein yields MSKITGSVKIPEMEVKEEVSLDASSTAIIIVDMQNDFVRPNGKLYVPTAQATIPSIRKVLAKAREANVPVIYTQDWHFKNDPEFRIWGEHCVMNTWGAEIVDELKPMPDDIVIRKHRYDAFFGTDLDYVLRHVVHAMNLVIVGTVANICVLHTAGSAALNWYNVIVPIDGISALNEFDYYAALRQITFLYNGILTRADSIKFV; encoded by the coding sequence ATGTCGAAGATAACCGGTAGCGTGAAGATACCTGAAATGGAGGTTAAGGAGGAGGTCTCCCTGGATGCCTCGAGTACTGCCATTATCATCGTCGACATGCAAAATGACTTCGTAAGACCAAATGGAAAGTTGTACGTACCCACCGCGCAGGCCACAATACCATCAATAAGGAAAGTGCTGGCCAAGGCCCGGGAAGCCAATGTACCAGTTATATACACCCAGGACTGGCACTTCAAGAATGACCCTGAGTTTAGGATCTGGGGCGAGCATTGTGTAATGAATACCTGGGGCGCAGAGATCGTGGATGAGCTTAAGCCCATGCCGGATGACATAGTTATAAGGAAGCATAGGTACGATGCCTTCTTCGGCACAGACTTGGATTACGTGCTTAGGCATGTTGTTCACGCAATGAATTTGGTGATTGTGGGTACCGTGGCCAACATCTGCGTACTACACACGGCGGGTAGCGCTGCGCTTAATTGGTACAACGTGATTGTGCCTATTGACGGGATCTCAGCACTAAATGAATTTGATTATTACGCTGCACTTAGGCAAATAACCTTCCTATATAATGGCATACTTACAAGGGCTGATAGTATTAAGTTTGTATAG
- a CDS encoding lysylphosphatidylglycerol synthase transmembrane domain-containing protein gives MSRRNYVGGEDWRRDAIFIAISIAVIIATIIILIRSGLAGARYEAPKHPLYLVLSELIYVTQLSLIGIRLSIIFNRGMGYKIRSTELIKVVTAQTFASLLMPGFYIGGEAVSIAYLTFKGLPTTRATEGITFRYTVDTITLTSIVLILYLFNLVIIPYIALIIALILLMAYAILFITIVSARLGKYIEHMFRFINSRIKIIRNFILMNENEDYGLKLSLVDYFVLFLVSITQWLLSGLNVMLIFYSFGVHIGIITGILISSSYTILTYISVLPGSAGIGELANLYVLNSLKLGNYYLAYDIWFRIITYIVPLIMLMPAFLSISRKLTMINTNHRNPQ, from the coding sequence TTGAGTAGGCGTAATTATGTTGGTGGCGAAGATTGGCGTAGGGATGCCATATTCATAGCTATCTCCATAGCCGTAATAATAGCAACAATAATCATACTAATAAGGTCAGGATTAGCGGGCGCTAGGTATGAAGCACCGAAGCACCCACTATATCTAGTGCTCTCTGAGCTCATATACGTAACCCAATTGTCACTTATCGGTATTAGGCTTAGTATAATCTTTAACAGGGGCATGGGCTATAAAATAAGGTCTACGGAATTAATTAAGGTAGTTACCGCCCAAACATTTGCCTCATTGCTCATGCCTGGATTCTACATCGGCGGTGAGGCAGTATCAATAGCCTACTTAACCTTTAAGGGATTACCAACGACTAGGGCTACCGAGGGCATTACCTTTCGTTATACAGTTGATACGATAACATTAACGTCCATAGTACTCATACTTTACCTATTCAACCTAGTGATAATTCCCTACATAGCGCTTATAATTGCATTAATACTACTCATGGCATACGCCATATTGTTTATAACGATAGTAAGCGCGAGGTTAGGTAAGTACATCGAGCACATGTTTAGGTTTATTAATTCACGTATAAAAATCATAAGGAATTTCATATTAATGAATGAGAATGAGGATTACGGGCTTAAACTCTCACTGGTAGATTACTTCGTACTTTTTCTAGTGTCAATTACCCAGTGGTTGTTATCGGGACTTAATGTGATGTTAATATTCTACTCCTTCGGTGTCCACATAGGTATAATTACCGGTATTCTAATTTCATCCTCATACACAATACTTACATACATATCAGTATTACCTGGGTCAGCCGGTATTGGGGAACTTGCTAACCTATACGTATTAAATAGTCTTAAGTTGGGTAATTATTACTTGGCTTATGATATTTGGTTTAGGATAATAACATACATAGTGCCGTTAATAATGCTCATGCCAGCCTTCCTCAGCATATCAAGGAAATTAACAATGATTAATACTAATCATAGGAACCCCCAGTAG
- a CDS encoding DEAD/DEAH box helicase, which translates to MIRSDRLVVAKFMLEDEFIGELGSDRSRILLYVHEEKPVEPSYGPSVDSLDLPRELIGKLRGAGVDRLYEFQWDAYQAITGGRHTVIMAGTGVGKTEAFLLPLISLMDKEGVKVMIMYPTKALARDQLLRMQRYLSAINVSVMPYDGDTPSDVRSRVYSSPPDILITNPDMVSEALTHVSKFKDVLRGYRVMVLDDFHVYNGVFGAHVHYVLKRVRRFMRDWQFIVSTATVGNPLDFARDLLSAEDLVLVRGPEGRRGLTRHMLVSPIRRGRLAEAAELARMCVRRGMKCLMFADSHRFVELVKRHADRAGFGDRVRVHRAGLTIEERHEVEDGFKEGKYLVLLSTPTLEMGIDVGDIDVAVMATIPPSYSKYLQRSGRVGRRGQRAYVIQVLGDDPMSTYYSSNPHEFYTRKPEDLYVEWRNDEIARRHCLLMAYERPVKVGSVDDYCEEVLRLLVNEGLVEARGNYYMVTDRGREVARAIHGIRGIGDVVKIVSDDKRVVGYRELPTALRELHDGAVYLHGGRVYEVRSLDMGSRTAHVRRLSSNYDFYTTALYNSEPRIDEVLEEGVINSVPYQYVKLTIKEVVHGYIVKRFSSGEVVEKRDLVEPLSYEFKTKGVVIYAPSITFSPFENMDVVERGRAYHATEHVIIMVGENVIGAGPTDLGGISYPTGHIIIYDSYPGGSGTAKMLLKRINDVLRISLDVLTHCTCADGCPKCVYSPYCGNDNHYLSRRNAIRVIDAIIKGAQSGITELPTGGSYD; encoded by the coding sequence ATGATTAGGAGCGATAGGTTGGTGGTTGCCAAGTTCATGCTTGAGGACGAATTCATAGGTGAGTTAGGTAGTGACAGGTCCAGGATTCTTCTTTATGTGCATGAGGAGAAACCCGTGGAGCCGAGTTACGGGCCGTCAGTGGACTCCCTTGACCTACCGAGGGAGTTAATAGGCAAGTTGAGGGGTGCCGGGGTTGATAGGCTTTATGAGTTTCAATGGGACGCCTACCAAGCAATCACTGGGGGTAGGCACACGGTCATCATGGCTGGGACAGGCGTGGGCAAGACTGAGGCCTTCCTACTACCGTTAATATCATTGATGGACAAGGAGGGTGTTAAGGTAATGATCATGTACCCAACTAAGGCCTTGGCCAGGGACCAATTACTTAGGATGCAGAGGTACCTCTCTGCAATTAATGTGTCGGTAATGCCGTATGATGGGGATACGCCCAGTGATGTTAGGTCCAGGGTTTACTCGTCACCACCGGACATACTCATTACAAACCCTGACATGGTCAGTGAGGCCTTGACCCACGTGAGTAAGTTTAAGGACGTCCTTCGTGGATATAGGGTGATGGTGCTTGATGATTTTCACGTATACAACGGCGTCTTCGGTGCCCACGTCCACTACGTGCTCAAGAGGGTGAGGAGGTTCATGAGGGACTGGCAGTTCATTGTTTCCACAGCCACCGTGGGTAACCCACTTGATTTTGCCAGGGATTTGCTTAGTGCGGAGGACTTGGTTCTGGTCAGGGGTCCAGAGGGTAGGAGGGGACTAACTAGGCACATGCTGGTTAGCCCGATAAGGAGGGGTAGGCTTGCGGAGGCCGCTGAGTTGGCTAGGATGTGCGTTAGGAGGGGCATGAAGTGCCTCATGTTTGCGGATAGCCATAGGTTTGTGGAGTTGGTTAAGAGACATGCCGATAGGGCTGGGTTTGGTGATAGGGTTAGGGTTCATAGGGCTGGGCTCACGATTGAGGAGAGGCATGAGGTTGAGGACGGCTTCAAGGAGGGCAAGTACCTGGTATTACTATCCACACCCACCCTGGAGATGGGTATTGACGTTGGTGATATTGACGTAGCCGTCATGGCCACAATACCACCCAGCTACTCAAAGTACCTACAGAGGAGTGGTAGGGTTGGTAGGAGGGGGCAGAGGGCTTACGTGATTCAGGTCCTTGGTGATGATCCAATGAGTACGTACTACAGCTCCAACCCTCACGAGTTTTACACAAGAAAGCCCGAGGACTTGTATGTGGAGTGGAGGAATGATGAGATAGCGAGGAGGCATTGCCTTTTAATGGCTTACGAGAGACCCGTGAAGGTCGGTTCAGTGGATGATTACTGCGAGGAGGTCCTCAGGTTGCTTGTTAATGAGGGACTTGTTGAGGCCAGGGGCAATTATTACATGGTGACTGACAGGGGTCGCGAGGTTGCAAGGGCAATACATGGCATTAGGGGCATTGGTGACGTGGTTAAGATAGTTAGTGATGATAAGAGGGTTGTGGGCTATAGGGAGTTGCCCACGGCGTTGAGGGAGCTTCATGATGGTGCCGTTTATCTCCATGGTGGTAGGGTTTACGAGGTTCGCAGCCTTGACATGGGCAGCAGGACAGCTCACGTAAGGAGGTTATCGAGTAACTACGACTTTTACACAACAGCGCTCTATAACTCTGAGCCGAGGATTGATGAGGTACTTGAGGAGGGCGTGATAAACTCCGTGCCGTATCAGTATGTTAAGTTAACAATTAAGGAGGTGGTTCACGGATACATAGTTAAGAGGTTCAGTAGTGGTGAGGTCGTGGAAAAGAGGGACTTAGTGGAGCCACTTAGTTATGAATTCAAGACTAAGGGTGTTGTGATTTATGCACCGAGCATAACCTTTAGTCCATTTGAGAACATGGACGTTGTTGAGAGGGGTAGGGCTTATCACGCCACCGAGCACGTAATCATTATGGTTGGCGAGAATGTAATTGGTGCAGGGCCCACAGACCTGGGCGGTATTTCATACCCAACGGGGCATATAATAATCTATGATTCATACCCTGGTGGTTCAGGTACAGCCAAGATGCTTCTCAAGAGGATCAATGATGTCCTCAGGATATCACTTGACGTATTAACGCATTGTACATGCGCCGACGGCTGTCCAAAGTGCGTCTATTCACCTTATTGTGGTAATGATAATCATTACCTTTCAAGGAGGAATGCAATAAGGGTTATTGATGCAATAATTAAGGGTGCGCAGTCGGGAATTACCGAGTTACCTACTGGGGGTTCCTATGATTAG